Genomic DNA from Chlorocebus sabaeus isolate Y175 chromosome 6, mChlSab1.0.hap1, whole genome shotgun sequence:
gttgcctaggctggtcttgaactcctggtctaaagcgatcctcccacctcatcctcccaaagcactgggatttacaggcatgagccaccacacctggccacaaagCAGTATTATTATCAcgtttttacagatgagcaaactgaggctcagagaggtgaagtgagttgcccaagatcatacagacacaggcagagctgggatctaaATTCAGACTCCGAGGTTACAAACActgctcttcttcttctttcttcttcttctcctcttctcctcttctcttctcttttcttcttcttcttcttcttcttcttcttcttcttcttctcctcttctcctcttctcttctcttctttcttcttcttcttcttcttcttctcttctttttcttcttcttcctcttcctcttcctcttcctcttcctcttcttcttcttcttcttcttcttcttcttcttcttcttcttcttcttcttctttcttcttcttcctctctctctctctccacaagctctcactctgtctctcatgctggaatgcaatggcttaatcacagcttactgaagtttcaacctcctaggctcaagcaatcctcccaccttagcctcctgagtagctgggactacaggttgcACCACGACCACAGCTGGCTAaattacttttatgtttattttttgagttgttttttttttttttttttttttttgagacggagtcttgctctgtgccccaggctggagtgcagtggcgcgatctcggctcactgcaaactccgccccccccgggttcccgccattctcctgcctcagcctcccgagtcgctgggactacaggcgcccgccacctcgcccggctaattttcttgtatttttagtagagacggggtttcaccatgttagccaggatggtctcgatctcctgacctcgtgatccgcccgtctcggcctcccaaagtgctgggattacaggcttgagccaccgcgcccggcctattttttgagttattttttgagacagggagggtcttgctctgtcacccaggccagagtgcagtggcttgatctcagctcactgcaacctctacctcctgggttcaagcaattttcgtgtctcagcctcccgagcagctgggattacaggtgcctgccaccacacccatctctctctgtgtgtgtgtgtgtgtgtgtgtgtgtgtgtgtatttttagtagagacagggtttcaccatgttggccaggctggtctcgaactcttggcctcaggtgatccacccgcctcagcctcccaaagtgctgggattacaggcgtaagccactgcacccagccgataatttttttatttttattttttgtagaggaagtctcactatgttgtccaggctggtctcgaactcctggcctcaagtgatcctccagcctcagcctcccaaaattctggacAACccgtgcacaccaccatgccctactcAGACACTGTACTTCTAACTACTACCTTTTAATTCACAAGTAAGAGAcccagaaagaaagaggaagacaccattaaatacagagaaaagcagaaaaacacaGACACTAAGAAATGGGAGGCAGGGGGAatccagagagagagaatggaaagaaacagagaaatgacCAGAGAAAGACAGATGAGCAACGACAGTGGGAGTTCCGAGGACTGAGGCTCTCTCCCTCAATCCCCaccccctcttttcttttctgttttttctttttttttttttttttttggacagtcttgctctgttgcccaggctggagtgcagtggcacgatcttagctcactgcaacctccaccttcaaggctcaagtgattcttatgcctcagcctcctgagtagctggaattacaggcacacaccactgtgcctggctaatttttgtatttttagtagagatggggtttcaccatgttggccaggcttgtcttgaactactggccccaagtgatctgcccacctcagcctcccaaagtgctgggattacatgcgtgaaccactgcactcggccctCCCACCCGCTCACTGAAACTCTCCCCTTTGGGGTGAGGATAGCAACCCCAGGCATGTACCCTCCCAACCTGGGACCCGACCTAATACCCTAACATCCTGCTGGCAGTGGCTGTTCTTGCTGGGCAGGCGTCCCAAAGCACATCGAGCCAGATTCAGGCAAAGTGGAACTGGCCCCTCAGCCATCAGTGGAGGTGGCCTGGGAGGCCCTACCCTGAATGGGGTCTCCCCAAGGCGATGCAGAAACTGGGACACGCTCTGCTGAGCATGGGGCTGGCTGGAGTGAGGCTTGTAGGTGGTCCCCATGTGGGGATTAAGATGTCAGCTCTTTAATCCCAATGCTGTTCCCATCACAGGCTGACCAGGGTCGGTCCCAGGGCCCAGTCAGGGACACAGAggtgggagaagagagggagaaatagaCTCAGAGGTCCTGagaaagacaggcagagagagatgaTGGAGAAAAACACGTGGAGACACTGAAAAGAgttggagaggaagaggaagagacagataCGCAGGGAGGGCAGAGAGATCCTGGAAAACAGAgacagggaggagaaagagagccACTGTGAAAAGGGGAAGACAGCGATGTCCAGAGAGAGGAAGGACAGAGACcctaaaacaaagataaataaagagaacagaaatgaagagagatagagagacctgagagaaaaagaaaaagggaagaaaaggaaaacagagagaaacaaagaaatccAGTCTAATTACAAAGAGATAGAaacaccaaggcaggaggatcacttgagcccagcagtttgagaccagcctgggcaacgtaatgagacctggtctctacaaatatttttaaaattaggtaggcatggtggcacgcacctctagtcccagctacttgggaggctcaggtgggaggatcacttgagcccaggcggtcgaggctgcagtgagctgtggtgtcactgcactccagcctgggcaacagaacaagacagatgaaaggggagagaagaagaaagggaaaagaggggaggggagggaagaaagaggctgggcacagtggctcacgcctgtgatcctagcactttaggaggctgaggcaggaggattgcttgagaccgagagttgaagaccaacctggccaacctaacaagaccctgtctctataaaaaaacaaagagaagtagggaggaagaaaaattggacattctttcaacaaatacgTACTAAGCGCCTACTGCTGTACTGAGCACTATTTTAAGCGCTGGGATACAGAAGCGAACCAGACAAAATCCCTGCTCTAGAAGAGCTGACGTTCTGGAGGACAGCCCACCCAAGCAAAACAGAGGAAGAGTCAGGAGCTGGGGAGAGAGCCAGAGGCCCTCTCCGATAAAGAGGATCCATTAAAGCCTGTCACAGAGGGTGGGGTAGGGCTGGGGGAGGATGCTGCTTACCGTGCCCCGCCACTCCCCACTGTCCGTGGAGTCAGCAGCTCTGAGCAGGGGCCCTGCCCCACAACCCCTGTCAGTCACCAGGTTCCAGAAAGGCTGACAGGTAGGAAGACCCAGGACAGGGCAGGACAGAATATGGAGGTACAAGGGGGTCAACATGCAGAAAGACACCCTGAAGACATAAGGAGAGGCGCAGAAGTGCCAGGCTGAGACAAAGGGAAGCACAGACTGGGGGAGATACAGAGAGAGGAAGACACGGACATActgaaaagagagacagaaaacagacacAAACAGGCAGAGactgagagaagagagagatgggaagagacagaaagaggagagagagagatgaacacagaaacacagagactGAGAGTGAGGGAGGCTGCGTGCGCTGGTTCACACccatactcccagcactttgggagaccaaggcagaagattgcttgagcccaggagttggagaccagcctgggcaacacaatgagatcctgtctcctcaaaaaatacaaaaattggccggacgtggtggtgtgcacctatggtcccagctacttgggaggctgaggtgggaggcttgtttgatcccaggaggtagaggctacagtgagccatgactgtatcactggactccagcctgggggacacaagCCAGActctgagagagacagaaaagagggaagggaaaggggggggagggggagagcaaGTGAGACTGAGATGAAACAGAGATACACAAGAGAGACCCTCCCAGAGACAATGCCAGTCCTAGGCTCTGCACagtccccccacctccccaggtcTGGGCCCTGTGCCAGACACTCGGAGGAAGGCTGGATTTGGCCaagcaggggcaggcaggagggtGGACCACATTCCTGAACAGTCTGTTCCAAATACAGCCCCAACCTCACTGCTCCCACCACCCCAGCCCTGGCCCATCCAGGCCTGAGTCTGCCCCCTCTTGGGGAACAAGCGTAGCACACAGGGTCCCGAGAACAATGGAAGTGACAAGGGCTCAGGTGTCAGCTCCTAGGAATCACAGGCACAGAGCACAGGAGTGTCAGGGGTGTCTTTAGAAGTGTatttgagccaggcacagtggcctgtaatcccgacacttcaggaggccgaggcaggcggatcacctgaggccaggagtttgagatctgcctggccaacatggtgaaactccgtctctactaaaaatacaaaaagtagccaggcctggtggtgcatgtctgtaatcccaagtactcgggaggctgaggcaggagaatcttgaacctgggaggtggaggttgcagtgagtcaagatcgcaccgctgcactccagcctgggcaacaagagtgaaactctaagaaaaagaaaaaaaacagaagaagaagtgTATTTGAGAGTCAGTGTGTATTTAGGAATCAGAGGTCCAGGGTACAGCATTCAGGGGGCCCAGAGGTGGCCTGGAGATTGAGGAATACACACCTGCAGGCCAAGTAAATTGGACTCAGAGGTGCTAGGGACTCAGGAGGCTGCACCTGCTGGCCAGGTGTGTTGACATGAAAATGCTAGTGCACGAAAGTTGCTAAGtagggcaggctgaggcaggcacacacaaaaaaagccagGGGGAGCCAGGGCACAGTTCCACTAGGGCTGGGGGCCGGAGATGGGGAGCCAGGGCACAGTTCCACTAGGGCTGGAGGCAGGGTGGAGATGTCTGGTTGGGGAATCCACGGAATGAGCAGCCCAGAGACGCCCACTCTTCCCACGTCGGGTCTCCGCCCCTGCTCCACCCAAGACCTTTTGGAAATCAAATAGAGGTCCAGGCGTGAATTGTAGCCATGATGATCACGGGTATTGCAGCGCTGCTGTTGTGGCTTCTGGTGCTGGCGCTGGCGCGGTGGGGGTAGGGTGGGTGCCGCGCTCAGATGCGAGGATCCCTACCTCCCCGGCCCAGGCCATTCCCATTGCTAGGGAACTTGCAGCTGCAGTCCGGAGGCACGGACCACGCACTCCATTCCCTACAAGAATCGGGGAACGGAATTTTGGATCcgtggaggtggggctggggactAGAACTCCTCCTGAATGAAGACAGCTAAGGGCTTGTACTCTGAGACCCTGAGGAAGGACAGGAAGGATGAGTGCTCCGGACTCCTGAGTTCTAGGAAAGGAGACTAGGGAGTGGAGAGCTTGGGGTCGGGACACTGGGTGGTAAGGAAGGAGCCCAGAGCAGGAAATCAGGTTGTGGGAAGAGGGGAGCAGAGCGTCTGTTCCCCTGGTTCAAGGTGGGGAGGCTGAGTACTGAGGGCCCAAAAGCCCGACTCTGAGGGtgcaggaggctgggaagttggACTTCTAGGTCCcaagggaaaaaggaagtggGGGCCTGGTCTCCTGGATCTCAGGGAGGAAGGAGCTGGGGATCTGAACTCCTGGGCCTGAAGAATGAGGGCCCGAGACGAGGACTCCTGAGTCTGAAGGAAGAGAGAGCTGGGGGCGAGGGCTCCGATGAGAAACCCGATGGGCACCAGCTGAGCACCGGCTCCCTGTAGCTCTCCGGCCGCTGGGGCCCGGTGTTCACAGTGCAGCTGGGCCCGCGCCCTGCAGTGGTGCTGTGCGGCTACGCAGCGCTGCGGGACGCGTTAGTGCTACAGGCGGAGGCCTTCTCCCGCCGCGGGTCCATGGCAGTCTTCGAACGCTTCACACGCGGACACGGTGAGGCCCGGGCGCTGGCCGTGCCGGCCTGCACACCTCAGGCTGGGCCCGTAAACGGTAGAGACGGGCAAATGGGGGCGGGGCCTAATAGAGACTCCAGCTAATGAGGTGCAAACGGCCGAGAGAGGGCGCGGCGGCGCTAAAGCGTAAGGTTCGAATCGAGGTTCATCCTGCAGCCAAGAGGAGAGAAGAGCCTAAGAGTCAAAGCCCGAGAGCCAGCCTGGGTCAGCAATCGAGCCCAGCAAACGCGGGGCCAATGTGTGGATAGGGCACTTAGAGGTCTGGTAAAGAAGCAAAGCGCAGGAAGTCGGCCGCAGGAGTCGGAGGCCCCGAAAGGGATGTAGCCAGTGACCTGGCGCTTCCTGGATGGGGCGTGGCCAACTCCCGGGCCCGCCTCCTTTCCTGTCCCTACCACAGGAATCTTGTTTTCTAACGGGCCGCGCTGGTGGACACCGCGCAATTTTGCAGTTGGAGCGCTGAAGGAGTTGGGGTTAGGTACACGGACCATCCAGGCGCATGTCCTGGAGGCAGCGTCTTGTCTGCTAGACGAAATTCAAGCCACCATTGGTGCGGCCTGGCCGGGAGGGCAGAAGGGCCTGGTGTGGGAGTGACCCTTGGACTGCCAAGATGCGGCCACGGGAAGGTATTTGGGTGGAAGGAAGCCAGTAAGCCCATGGGGCTGGCTGGGGGCAGGACCATGCGTTATGACCACTGTCCTGTTCCTACCCCCAGGAGCCCCGTTTGACCCCGTGCCACTACTAGATAATGCTGTATCCAATGTTATCTGTTCTTGTCTTCGGGAACTGCTATGGCTACGGGGACCCGGAGTTCCTGAGGCTCCTGAACCTCTTCAGTGACAACTTCCGCATCACGAGCTCCAGATGGGGCGAGGTGAGAGGGCCGGCCACAGTCTCTCCCTTGTGCGTCCAGCCTTATGCCAAATCCCGAGTACACAGACCTACCTACAGTGGATCATTAGAATGGGGCAGTTAGATTCTTGGAAGAGTTCTAGAACCCCCAATATCAATGTCCTGGTCCAATCTCCCTGAAGGGAAACTAAGACCTAGTGGCCTTGTCCAGGGCCCttgttgagaccctgtctctccagatGTACATTTCCCCGTCCCTCATGGACTGGCTCCCAAGCCGGCACCGCCGAATCTTCCGAAACTTTCGGAGCTGTGGGTCTTCATCTCTGAGCAAATCCAACAACACTGGCAGATGCGGCAGCCGGCGGAGCCCCGCGATTTCATCAATTGCTTGACCAGATGGGTAAGGCGTGGTTCCCAGCTCCCTAAACTCTATCCATGCCTCCCACTAACAGGTGCCTGGTACGCGGCAGCGCGTCTCCTCTGCCCACAGTAACAGCAGGACCCAGAGAGCCACTTCCAGGAGACGTCAGTAATGATGACGCACCTTTTTTTTGGTGGCACCGAAACGAGCACCACCCTGTGCTATGGACTCCTCGTTCTGCTTAAGTACCCAGAGGTGGCAGGTCTGCGAGCTGGAGAGACCCAGAACGGGAGGCTGCGGTCTGGGGATGGCTGGAGGGTCCTGGAAGTGCGCAGCTCACAGCCTACCCCGGCCCCGGCCAAGGTGCAGGAGCTGGACCCTGTAGTAGGGTGGAGGCGCGCCCCAAGCCCAGACGACCACCAACGACTGCCCTACACCAACGCAGTGCTGCTCCAGATCTAGTGCTTCATCAGCGTGGTGCCGCTGGGGCTACCGCGCTCACCCTCGACACCCACTTGCACAGCCACTGTCTGCCCAAAGGTGCCCACTGAGTTTGGGAATCCTGTGCGGGGCCCGGGTGCATGAGGTGTATTCCGAGATCAGCCAGAATCGATGGGTGTGCGCTGTGCAAACTGAAGCACAATCAGTTACTCCTAGAGCAGGATAGCAGGCCTGCCTTCCCttcggtttttgtttttgttttttgattttatttattttttaagatagcctcgccttgtcgctcaggctggagtgcaatggcatgatctccactcactgcaacctccgcctcctgggttcaagcaattctcccacttcagcctcctaaatacctggtattacaggcacctgccaccacacctggctaatttttgtatttttagcagagacaggtttcgctgtgttggccaggctggtctcgaacttcttgacctcaagtgatccatgctcctcggcctcccagagtgctgggattacaggtgtgagctacctgcCTGGCCTATTCCCTTGGGCTTTTAAAAAGGGCCTTGAATGGAGGAGGTACACATGCTCACCAAGCCCACAGGTAAACCTAGTTGCACGTACCCCCAGGGCACCTTTGTGATTCCCCTGCTTGTGACTGCACACTGACCCCACTCAATTCAAAGACCCAGAATGCTTCAACCCTACCAACTTCCTGGACAAGGGCAAGTTCCAGGGCAATGACCCTTTCATGCCCTTTGCCTCAGGTGCgggcaggggaggaaggggacCAGCCTGGACCAGCTCTGGGGTGCATGGTGCTCACTAAGCACCCGTGTACCCGGGAAAGCAGATGTGCCTGGGCGCAGGCCTGGCCCACTTGGAGATCTTCCTATTCCTTACAGCCACCCTACAGAGGTTCCGCCTGCTCCCTGTGGTAAACCCTGGCATGATCAACCTCACCTGCAGTGCACTGGCCTGGGCAGTGTCCCCCCAGCCTTCCAGCTCCAGCTAGTGGCCTGCTAAGGTCAGGTTCCACTGTAGTGGGCTCACTGGCCCTCAAACCTCCATACCCTCCTTGGTCAATAAAGGCCCTAAATTGCAGATGGAGTCAGGTATGTGCAGCTCTGAGGTAAACTTTTATTTCTTGGCTGACAGGACTTCCATACCCATGCTCCTCCTGGCACCTTTTACTCTGCCCAAGCAGTGGCAGCCCAGTCCAAAAAGGTGCCTGCCATGGCCAAAGGGGCTGGGGAGTCACTTCACATTCCAGGCTGGAGGAGTGAGAAGGTTTGGGGGTACTCCTCCCACCCCATTGCCAGCAAGAGGCCATGACTCACCTCAACCCCAAGTCCTGCATCCTGGTGGGAAGTGACAATGCCTCCTCCCAGCTCTCCACACCTAATGGGGTCATGACCAGACAGGGCAGGACCCAGGCCCCAGCTTCAGTTGGTAACGGTTGCCTCCAAGGCTGCCCCCTGTCCAGGTCACAACCCCAACCCCCATCATGGGGCAGCAAAGGTCTCTTCTCCTTGGTCCTCAGCAACAGACAGAGCCCTCCACGCCAGGCAGGACAGAGGCAAAGTCAGAAGCAGCAGCGGTGGCAGGGAAGGAGCAGCCAATACAGGCCCAGGGCTCTCCTGAAGTCAGGGCAAGCTGTCTGCCATGCGGCTCTGGGACTGGCCACTAGGTGGGCGTAGGCGGCTGTGATACAGGTACTTGGACACCTTTCTGTCCTGATGCTGGGGGTGAGAGGGGACAGGAGACAGTGAGTCATCAGGAGAGGGACAAAAAAGCCAAGGGAAACctggggaaatggggagaggaCCAGGAAGAAATGGGGCTCCTGTTGGGGTACCAGAAGAGTGGGCTAAGGAAGGTGGgcagagatgaagaaaaatgagTGGTGAGATTTAACAAGAGGCTGATGAGGGGGATGGGGTGGCGTGAGGCCCAACAGGGCCCACGGAATACGAAGGactggagggagggaagcaggtaCCTAGCTGATACTTGTCTTTGGCTGCTGCCCGCTCCTTGGCATCAAAATACCAGACAGTGATGGCGTACCTGGGGACCAGGATGGTTGGACATCAGTTTTCTGCAATTCCAGCTACCATATCCACACATGCTAGGAGGCCATCCTTTTCAGCCACCCGGTTCTGCTCCCCCCTAGGCCCCCTCTCAGTACTTGGTTGCTCCCTAGTCACTCTGAGGCTCTGACAGGACATTGTCACGGGGGGAGCACCTGGGTGCATCCCCAGAAGTACAGGTCATACCTGGTGGCATAGGCTGGCTTCACCTCGTGGGGGTTCCGCCGGTCAGACCAGAAAATGAGCAACCGGTCAAAGAGTGGTTCGATGTTGGCTACCACCGGCCGGCCCTCAGGGAAGATCTGCAGCAGGCCGCCATGCACCTGGGGGCAGGCCACAGGATGAGGTTGGCCAGTCCAGCCAGGAGCCGCTGCCTCCCACGGCACCCGGGAGCCCACTAGGGGGCGCAGCGTCCGCCCGCATCACTCCCTCCCACCCCTCGGGCTCTCAAAATGAATGACAACCCAGAGTCTGCATCACCATGGAGATGGGCAGGAAGCTACTAAAGACAGGAAAAGGGGGAAAGTGTTCATTACAAGGCCGGGTGGGGCTGGGCAGACAGCACCATTCCCGGAAAGAGGGGAGTTCCCATCACACAGTCAGatagagaggaggaggtgccatTTCCCAGGAAGAGCCAGCAGATTGCACCCCTGGCTGTGTGCTGAGAAGAGGAACAGGAGAATGCCAGAATCTGGGCTGAGAGTGGAAAATGGAGTGGATGCACGCCCCATCTACCCCGGTTCCAGCCCCACCTGCCCCGGCCCCAGCCCTAGCCCTGACCCCAGCCCCACCCTCGCCCTCACCCCTACCTTAACGTCCCAGTTCTGATTCAGGTAATAGATACAGGTGATGCAGCGCCCATCGCCGTGGGGATTGTCAACGTGCCTTACGTACCCGAGCCCGTTGCCTGGGTAACACGCCACCATGGCCTGGCAGGAATGGAGGGAGGTAGGTTTACTGGGGCTAGGCAGGCACATCTTAGAGAAGCAGCCATGAATTACCTATTTTCCCACCCCTCCTTGCCCTGTATTCCTTGGGTCAAGGGTTCCAAGTGCCTGCCCCAAAAGAATTTCTCCATTTTCAgccaaaatcccatctccaaGTCCATCAGAAACCTCAGCTCCTGGGTCTCAAGAGCCCACTCCCTCCCACACACATACCTGGGGCCTGGCACCAGCTAGGGCTCAATTAGTAACAGACGGTTTGATTTGTTTCAAGATGTCCCAAACCCTACCTCAGCTATTTCAGAATAATatcaatttaaacattttcaggtGTGCAAGGAGGTGGCCTCACAGCCCTAGACCAGGAATTCTTACCCTTGGCTGTGGAGTGGAACCCCCTGGGGAGCTCTGAGGCTCTGAGGCTCTGATGTACCTGGTCTAAGGAAGGGCCTGAAATTGGTAAAGGTTCCCTGGTAATTCTACCATGCAGCAATGTGAGAACTGCTGCCCTGGATTACAAAGAATCCCCACTAAATTATCTGTCCCATAGACATCCGAACAGGAGCCAAAACCTACAGTCTGAATAGAAAGTGAGACCTAATTCCAACGCCAAGGATAATCTGCTGGATAACCCTAGCCAGATCCATCACCTGAATGGGCCTCAACTGCCTGATGTGTACAACAGGGGTAATAAACACCTGCTCTGTTTACAGCAGTAGCAATTAACCCCTCTGAGAACATAACTTGGGAGGTTCTGGACCCCCATCCCCCGGAGACCTAACAGGGCTTGGTTTCTCTGTCTACAGGGTTCTTTCCTCTGTCTGACAGTTGCCACTCCCCAGACCCAGCCCTACCATGCTGCAGCCAGGGCCCCGGGATGTTTGTCATCAGGGAGCTGGCAGAAAGGTGGCTGAGAGGTAAAGGAAATGGCCCAGCCACCTCTGCAGACCCAATTCCCTGGTTCAAGTCTCAGTGCTGCCACGGGAGCTGTGGCATCAGGCAGGTGACTTCCTGGTCTCAGGTTCCTCGTTCATGGATCCAATGGAGCTGACGGCTA
This window encodes:
- the LOC140711768 gene encoding LOW QUALITY PROTEIN: cytochrome P450 2F2-like (The sequence of the model RefSeq protein was modified relative to this genomic sequence to represent the inferred CDS: inserted 3 bases in 2 codons); the encoded protein is MMITGIAALLLWLLVLALARELAAAVRRHGPRTPFPTRIGERNFGSVELSGRWGPVFTVQLGPRPAVVLCGYAALRDALVLQAEAFSRRGSMAVFERFTRGHGILFSNGPRWWTPRNFAVGALKELGLGTRTIQAHVLEAASCLLDEIQATIGAPFDPVPLLDNAVSNVICXLVFGNCYGYGDPEFLRLLNLFSDNFRITSSRWGEMYISPSLMDWLPSRHRRIFRNFXELWVFISEQIQQHWQMRQPAEPRDFINCLTRWYPEVAGLRAGETQNGRLRSGDGWRVLEVRSSQPTPAPAKVQELDPVVGWRRAPSPDDHQRLPYTNAVLLQI